TTCACAAATGCTGCAGACACTCGGTCAATATGCGGCTGATAAAGACTTGAGCTTTACCTGGTATGATGCAGCTGTCATGAGCCAGAAGGTTCGTAAACTCAGGCGGGAAGCAGAGCTTGAAGAGCAGTCAGGCCGCCTGCGTAAAACTGCCTGACGCAACCTCAGCGAAGTCCACTCACGTGAATTCACTCTACTATCACCATCAGACGATTTTGAATGTAACATGATCTCTTCGCAAGCAGTCAGGTCGATTGACCTTCATGATGCGATTGACCACTTTCTGCGATATCTGCAAATCGAAAGAAATTCTTCAGATCTGACCCTGAAGTCTTACGCGGAAGATCTGGAAAGCCTGGTGGAATATCTATCGGAGTACGAAGGCTCGCTTCTACCACCCGACCAGATCGGAATCAGTGAACTCAGACGGTACGTCGCGTATCTGCATGAATGCCAATACGAAAAAAGCACAATCGCCAGGCGTCTGGCCTGCCTCCGTAGTTTTTTCCGGTACTGCTGTCGGGAAGGGTACTCCAAAACCAATCCTGCCAAACCGCTTCGTACGCCGCGGACCGGCAGAAAATTACCCCACTTTTTAACGACTGATCAGATAGGAACTTTACTCGAAGCGCCCCCGGCAAACCAGAAAATGGGTTTGCGTGACAGGGCAATTCTGGAAACACTCTATTCCGCCGGACTGCGTGTCTCTGAACTGGTGGCGCTGAACCTGAGTGACTGGGATCAGGATGCCAACATCATTCGCGTCCTCGGTAAAGGTCGCAAAGAACGCATCGCCCCCATTGGAAGTTTTGCCGCCAAAGCCTTAACACACTGGCTGGAAGAACGCGAAGCCAAACCAGGCGCGCATCCCGATTCCGACGCCTTATTTCTTAATCGCCTGAAAACCAGACTCACCTCGCGAAGTGTCGGGAGGATGCTGGAAAAATATCTCCTGCAGACAGGTCTGGATAAAAAAACCAGCCCTCACACATTAAGGCACACCTTTGCCACACACCTGCTGGATGGAGGAGCAGACTTACGCAGCGTGCAGGAACTGCTGGGACATAAGAGTCTGACAACCACTCAGATTTATACTCACGTCAGTACGAAGCGTCTGCTTGAAACCTATGAAAAAGCCCATCCCCACGCACGACGACCCAAAAAATAAGTCGGATTGGTCAGTCTGAAGTTCAGAATGATCTTACTTCGCGGCAGTAAAATCGAGCGGTTTTCCCGCATCCAGACTGGCACGCGACAGACGGACCAGTTGAATCGCCTGGCAGGCGTCTTTGATGTTCGCAACGGGGATAATCCCCCCCACGGCGCGACGGCAAAAATGATCCAACATCACTTCCAGTTCCCGTCGATCACTTTTTAAAGACTCAGTGACGGCATTTGCTGCATTCTCCCAGTGGATTTCATCCGGGGAATGAAACTCGGCCTGCCCGTTGCGACACTGGATCTGATGCCGGGGGAACAGCGGCTCCGTCTCCCGCTGCTGCGTCTTGATTTTAAGCAAGGCAACCCGCTCGACTGCGGTCACTGGATCAGGCAGAAATTCAATTTTTATCTGTCGATAATCTTCTGATCGATCACTCGAATCTGACTGGAGTGTTGTCTCCACACGAACCGGTCTGGTGCGCATCACATAACAGCACCAGTCCATTAAACCAACCAGAAAATCGGTCTCATTCTTCTGGCCGGGAACTTCCACCTGCTGATCAGCGGCAGGACAGCAGGTTTCCAGCTGAATCGAAACAGGGTTTCCCAGTTGCGTGACGACCAGTTCAAACAGGCGGCTGGTCGCCTGACAGTACCGGCGGCTGAACTCGGGCATCAGAG
The sequence above is a segment of the Gimesia algae genome. Coding sequences within it:
- the xerC gene encoding tyrosine recombinase XerC gives rise to the protein MISSQAVRSIDLHDAIDHFLRYLQIERNSSDLTLKSYAEDLESLVEYLSEYEGSLLPPDQIGISELRRYVAYLHECQYEKSTIARRLACLRSFFRYCCREGYSKTNPAKPLRTPRTGRKLPHFLTTDQIGTLLEAPPANQKMGLRDRAILETLYSAGLRVSELVALNLSDWDQDANIIRVLGKGRKERIAPIGSFAAKALTHWLEEREAKPGAHPDSDALFLNRLKTRLTSRSVGRMLEKYLLQTGLDKKTSPHTLRHTFATHLLDGGADLRSVQELLGHKSLTTTQIYTHVSTKRLLETYEKAHPHARRPKK
- a CDS encoding Gfo/Idh/MocA family oxidoreductase, which translates into the protein MMDQRIQIKAVYDPVRSRAEQVATQWDAEVVSGIGCLATRYPLDAFLLLHSDWMNHYPLTILSEQHRPVYIAGSLGEDLELLEMIHARATEQLVTLMPEFSRRYCQATSRLFELVVTQLGNPVSIQLETCCPAADQQVEVPGQKNETDFLVGLMDWCCYVMRTRPVRVETTLQSDSSDRSEDYRQIKIEFLPDPVTAVERVALLKIKTQQRETEPLFPRHQIQCRNGQAEFHSPDEIHWENAANAVTESLKSDRRELEVMLDHFCRRAVGGIIPVANIKDACQAIQLVRLSRASLDAGKPLDFTAAK